One genomic segment of Arthrobacter sp. JZ12 includes these proteins:
- a CDS encoding branched-chain amino acid ABC transporter permease has protein sequence MCAPAAGATAYSAASTSNGTVPTSVQAGEFQNRISGVLRGADGPLADVRISVTGEGFEGETTSNENGGWSIDVPEQGSYEVELDESTLPEGVELAEGQQNPRTVTFAGTTNVTTLFLFGEGIVAGTNSFFNILVDRAVAGLSFGLLLALSAVGLSLIFGTTGLTNFAHGEMVTIGAVLAFAFAGMGLPIFVAIVLAVIGGAALGYMQDAGLWKPLRKRGSGLVPMMIVSIGLALALRYIIQFNFGGATEQLPGAQGRVLEFGVVSITQNNLNSLITSLIIILVIAFLLLRTRIGKATRAVADNPALAAASGIDVDRVIRLVWVVGGALAALGGILWAYYRPGVTFNMGQQILLLIFAGVTLGGLGTVFGALLGSIIVGLFVEVSTIWLQADLKYVGALLIMILVLLFRPQGILGRRERIG, from the coding sequence ATGTGCGCGCCCGCCGCAGGAGCTACCGCCTACTCCGCGGCGAGCACCTCGAACGGAACCGTACCGACCTCCGTCCAGGCAGGAGAATTCCAGAACCGGATCAGCGGTGTTCTGCGCGGAGCGGACGGCCCGTTGGCAGATGTCCGGATCTCGGTCACGGGCGAGGGCTTCGAAGGTGAGACCACCTCCAACGAGAACGGCGGCTGGTCCATCGACGTTCCGGAACAGGGCTCGTACGAGGTTGAACTGGACGAGTCAACGTTGCCGGAGGGAGTCGAGCTCGCGGAGGGCCAGCAGAACCCCCGCACGGTCACTTTTGCCGGCACAACCAACGTCACCACCCTCTTCCTGTTTGGCGAGGGCATCGTCGCCGGAACCAACAGCTTCTTCAACATCCTCGTGGATCGCGCGGTTGCGGGCCTGAGTTTCGGCCTGCTCCTGGCACTAAGCGCCGTCGGACTGTCCCTGATCTTCGGCACCACCGGACTCACAAACTTTGCCCACGGTGAAATGGTCACCATCGGCGCGGTGCTTGCCTTCGCGTTCGCGGGCATGGGCCTACCCATCTTCGTGGCGATCGTCCTGGCGGTGATCGGCGGAGCGGCGCTCGGCTATATGCAGGATGCCGGTCTCTGGAAGCCGCTGCGGAAGCGCGGTTCCGGCCTGGTTCCGATGATGATCGTCAGCATCGGGCTCGCTCTGGCCCTGCGCTACATCATCCAGTTCAACTTCGGCGGAGCCACCGAGCAGTTGCCCGGAGCCCAGGGCCGCGTGCTGGAGTTCGGCGTCGTTTCCATCACGCAGAACAACCTGAACTCCCTCATTACCAGCCTCATCATCATTCTGGTCATCGCCTTTCTGCTCCTGCGCACGCGAATCGGCAAGGCGACGCGCGCAGTGGCCGACAACCCGGCACTGGCGGCAGCCTCCGGCATCGACGTCGACCGCGTGATCCGGCTCGTCTGGGTGGTCGGCGGAGCCCTTGCCGCCCTCGGCGGCATCCTGTGGGCCTACTACCGGCCGGGCGTGACGTTCAACATGGGCCAGCAGATCCTGCTGCTGATCTTCGCGGGAGTTACCCTCGGCGGGCTGGGGACGGTGTTCGGCGCCCTGCTCGGCTCGATCATCGTGGGTCTGTTCGTCGAGGTATCAACCATCTGGCTGCAGGCGGACCTGAAGTACGTGGGCGCGCTGCTCATCATGATTCTTGTTCTCCTCTTCAGGCCGCAGGGCATCCTCGGCCGCCGAGAGCGCATAGGTTAG
- a CDS encoding GroES family chaperonin: protein MLHDRLLVILDKDSSERRSSSGIVIPATAVMGKRLAWADVAAAGPSVRQVSRGDRVLFDPEDKSEVDVGGTDYILLRERDVHAVAQPDADDAGTGLYL, encoded by the coding sequence ATGCTCCACGACCGCCTGCTGGTCATCCTGGACAAGGACAGCAGCGAGCGGCGTTCGTCGTCGGGCATTGTCATCCCCGCCACCGCGGTGATGGGCAAGCGGCTGGCCTGGGCCGACGTCGCGGCCGCAGGGCCCAGCGTCCGGCAGGTCTCCCGGGGGGACCGGGTCCTGTTCGATCCCGAGGACAAGTCCGAGGTGGACGTCGGAGGAACCGACTACATCCTCCTGCGTGAACGCGACGTGCACGCCGTGGCGCAGCCGGACGCGGACGACGCCGGCACCGGCCTCTATCTCTAG
- a CDS encoding Bax inhibitor-1/YccA family protein codes for MALGGNPVFNGKNFRTAARGDNPAAYGSTVLAGQTVMNQQQLEHLYNQPSAGPAETGRMTFDDVIVKTIATIGMVLVGAAIPAFLLPGLAPLLMIVGLIGGFVLGLVNSFKREPVPALILAYGALEGLFLGGLTMFLERMFPNIAMQALLGTLSVFAVTLLLFKSGKVRATPKAMKTFMIALIGYALFSLVNLGLMVFGVSNDPWGLRTGFEIMGIPLGVLIGVLAIGLAAFALVIDFTSISEGVRNGAPRKYSWTAAFGLTVTLVWLYVEFLRLIAILRGDE; via the coding sequence ATGGCACTCGGCGGTAACCCGGTTTTCAACGGTAAGAATTTCCGTACCGCTGCCCGCGGCGACAATCCGGCAGCGTACGGTTCAACAGTTTTGGCCGGTCAGACGGTCATGAACCAGCAGCAGCTGGAGCACCTGTACAACCAGCCTTCGGCAGGTCCCGCAGAGACGGGACGAATGACTTTCGACGACGTCATCGTCAAGACCATCGCCACGATCGGCATGGTTCTGGTCGGCGCGGCGATCCCGGCGTTCCTGCTGCCGGGCCTGGCCCCGCTGCTGATGATCGTCGGCCTGATCGGCGGCTTCGTCCTCGGCCTGGTGAACTCCTTCAAGCGCGAGCCCGTGCCTGCGCTGATCCTGGCCTACGGCGCCCTCGAAGGCCTGTTCCTCGGCGGCCTGACCATGTTCCTTGAGCGGATGTTCCCGAACATCGCCATGCAGGCGCTGCTCGGCACCCTCTCGGTCTTCGCGGTGACGCTGCTCCTGTTCAAGAGCGGCAAGGTCCGTGCCACGCCCAAGGCCATGAAGACCTTCATGATCGCGCTCATCGGCTACGCACTGTTCAGCCTGGTGAACCTTGGCCTGATGGTCTTCGGCGTCAGTAATGATCCTTGGGGTCTTCGCACCGGTTTCGAGATCATGGGCATCCCGCTCGGCGTCCTGATCGGCGTGCTGGCCATCGGTCTTGCCGCCTTCGCCCTGGTCATCGACTTCACGTCCATCAGCGAGGGTGTGCGCAACGGCGCTCCCCGCAAGTACTCCTGGACTGCAGCCTTCGGCCTCACGGTCACCCTTGTGTGGCTCTACGTCGAATTCCTGCGCCTCATCGCGATCCTGCGCGGCGACGAGTAA
- the galK gene encoding galactokinase yields MTLTPEMLTEEFHRRFGQRPEGIWAAPGRVNVIGEHTDYNDGFVLPFAIDRATLVAASVREDSTVRVSSTFSDGDVVVAELDGLAAGDVEGWAAYPVGVLWALREAGHPVRGMDLLIDSQVPVGAGLSSSAAIECAVAVAANELFAVGLAGPDLALIGQRAENEMVGAPTGLMDQSASLLGKKGHAVFLDCRSRETELVPLPLQDEGLALLVIDTRVSHAHATGGYAARRRACEVGADVMGVPALRDLSEADLEEASGLLDDETFRRVRHVVTENTRVQEAVELLRAEGPRAIAPLLDSSHVSMRDDFEISCPELDLAVDSSRGAGALGARMTGGGFGGSAIALTQIEDIERVGAAVLEAFAEAGFTEPVIFAVSPADGAARFS; encoded by the coding sequence ATGACGCTCACCCCCGAGATGCTCACCGAAGAATTTCACCGCCGCTTCGGGCAGAGGCCCGAAGGAATCTGGGCTGCGCCCGGGCGCGTCAACGTAATCGGTGAGCACACCGACTACAACGACGGCTTCGTGCTGCCGTTCGCGATCGACCGTGCCACCCTGGTGGCCGCATCGGTGCGGGAGGACTCCACCGTCCGGGTCAGCTCAACATTCTCCGACGGAGACGTTGTCGTGGCCGAGCTGGACGGGCTGGCCGCCGGCGACGTCGAGGGCTGGGCCGCCTACCCTGTCGGCGTACTGTGGGCGCTGCGCGAGGCCGGCCATCCCGTTCGCGGCATGGATCTGCTGATCGACTCGCAGGTTCCGGTCGGCGCCGGCCTGTCCTCCTCCGCGGCGATTGAGTGTGCGGTGGCTGTTGCTGCCAACGAACTGTTCGCCGTCGGACTTGCCGGACCCGACCTCGCGCTCATCGGTCAGCGGGCCGAGAACGAGATGGTGGGCGCACCCACAGGTTTGATGGACCAGTCGGCTTCCCTCCTGGGCAAGAAGGGGCATGCGGTGTTCCTCGACTGCCGTAGCCGGGAGACCGAACTGGTACCCCTCCCCCTGCAGGATGAGGGGCTTGCGCTGCTGGTGATCGATACACGGGTCAGTCACGCCCACGCCACGGGAGGCTACGCTGCGCGGCGCCGCGCGTGCGAGGTCGGCGCTGACGTTATGGGTGTGCCCGCCCTGCGCGATCTTTCCGAGGCGGACCTGGAGGAAGCGTCCGGGCTGCTGGACGACGAGACATTCCGCAGGGTGCGCCATGTCGTCACGGAGAATACCCGCGTTCAGGAGGCAGTCGAACTGCTGCGCGCGGAAGGCCCGAGGGCCATCGCTCCCCTCCTCGACTCAAGTCACGTGTCCATGCGCGACGACTTCGAGATTTCCTGCCCGGAGCTGGACCTCGCCGTCGACTCCTCCCGCGGAGCCGGCGCGCTTGGTGCCCGCATGACGGGCGGAGGCTTCGGCGGCTCCGCAATCGCGCTGACGCAGATAGAGGACATTGAGCGCGTGGGCGCTGCCGTACTGGAGGCATTCGCTGAGGCGGGGTTCACCGAACCGGTGATTTTCGCCGTCTCCCCGGCCGACGGCGCCGCCCGGTTTTCCTAG